A single window of Nocardioides baekrokdamisoli DNA harbors:
- a CDS encoding NADP-dependent isocitrate dehydrogenase, which translates to MANSRIIYTYTDEAPLLATYSFLPIVQAYAAKAGVTVETRDISVASRILAQFGLADDALSELGDLAKTSEANIIKLPNISASIPQLKAAIKELQDKGYAIPDYPENPTTDEDKAARAKFDKVKGSAVNPVLREGNSDRRAPGSVKAYAKAHPHRNKAFGEGSKTNVATMGEHDFKSNEKSVTVAAADTLKIVLETASGATLVLKEALPVLAGEIIDATRLDSAALDAFLTNTLAKAKAEDVLYSVHLKATMMKVSDPIIFGHVVRAYFKDVFAQYGADLAAAGLSANDGLGSILAGLDALPNGAEIKAAFEAGLANGPRLSYVNSDKGITNLHVPSDVIVDASMPALVRNGGKLWGVDGGEDDTLAVIPDSSYAGVYQTVIEDVKKNGPLNPATIGSVPNVGLMAQAAEEYGSHDKTFQIDTAGTVRVLASNGDVLIEHDVEAGDIWRACQTKDIPVQDWVKLAVNRARASQTPAIFWLDESRGHDAEIIKKVRAYLPQHDTTGLTIEILSPELATAYSLERIRKGEDTISVTGNVLRDYNTDLFPILEVGTSAKMLSIVPLIAGGGLFETGAGGSAPKHVEQLVQENYLRWDSLGEFFALAPSFELYADQAGDPAAKILADTLDTATGTFLEQDRSPGRALGTIDNRGSHFYLALYWAQELAKQTGDAALAAAFKPLADALTADEATIVSELNAVQGKPADIGGYYLPDPVKTAEVMRPSATLNNAIDSF; encoded by the coding sequence ATGGCCAACAGCCGGATCATCTACACCTACACCGACGAAGCCCCGCTGCTGGCGACGTATTCGTTCCTGCCGATCGTGCAGGCGTACGCGGCGAAGGCCGGTGTCACGGTGGAGACCCGCGACATCTCGGTCGCCTCACGCATCCTCGCGCAGTTCGGGCTGGCTGACGACGCTCTCTCCGAGCTCGGTGATCTGGCCAAGACCTCCGAGGCCAACATCATCAAGCTTCCCAACATCTCTGCCTCCATCCCGCAGCTCAAGGCCGCGATCAAGGAGCTGCAGGACAAGGGCTACGCGATCCCCGACTACCCGGAGAACCCGACCACGGACGAGGACAAGGCGGCCCGCGCCAAGTTCGACAAGGTCAAGGGCTCCGCGGTGAACCCCGTGCTCCGCGAGGGCAACTCCGACCGCCGCGCGCCGGGTTCGGTGAAGGCGTACGCGAAAGCTCACCCGCACCGCAACAAGGCGTTCGGCGAGGGATCGAAGACCAACGTCGCGACCATGGGTGAGCACGACTTCAAGTCGAACGAGAAGTCGGTCACCGTCGCTGCGGCAGACACCCTGAAGATCGTCCTCGAGACGGCCTCGGGCGCGACCTTGGTCCTCAAGGAGGCCCTTCCGGTCCTCGCCGGCGAGATCATCGACGCCACCCGCCTCGACTCTGCCGCGCTCGATGCGTTCCTGACCAACACTCTGGCGAAGGCCAAGGCGGAGGACGTCCTCTACTCGGTGCACCTCAAGGCCACGATGATGAAGGTCTCCGACCCGATCATCTTCGGGCACGTCGTGCGTGCGTACTTCAAGGACGTCTTTGCTCAGTATGGTGCCGACCTCGCGGCCGCGGGTCTCTCGGCCAACGACGGTCTGGGCTCGATCCTCGCCGGTCTTGATGCGCTCCCGAACGGCGCCGAGATCAAGGCCGCCTTCGAGGCCGGCCTGGCGAACGGCCCCCGCCTGTCCTACGTCAACAGCGACAAGGGCATCACCAACCTGCACGTGCCCTCGGACGTCATCGTCGATGCCTCGATGCCGGCGCTGGTCCGCAACGGCGGCAAGCTCTGGGGTGTCGACGGCGGCGAGGACGACACCCTCGCGGTCATCCCGGACAGCTCGTACGCCGGGGTCTACCAGACCGTGATCGAGGATGTGAAGAAGAACGGCCCGCTCAACCCGGCCACCATCGGCTCGGTCCCGAACGTCGGTCTGATGGCGCAGGCCGCCGAGGAGTACGGCTCACACGACAAGACCTTCCAGATCGACACCGCCGGCACCGTACGCGTCCTCGCCTCCAACGGCGATGTGCTGATCGAGCACGACGTCGAGGCCGGCGACATCTGGCGTGCCTGCCAGACGAAGGACATCCCGGTCCAGGACTGGGTCAAGCTTGCGGTCAACCGGGCCCGTGCGTCCCAGACCCCGGCGATCTTCTGGCTCGACGAGTCGCGCGGGCACGACGCGGAGATCATCAAGAAGGTCCGCGCGTACCTGCCGCAGCACGACACCACCGGTCTGACGATCGAGATCCTGTCGCCGGAGTTGGCCACCGCGTACTCACTGGAGCGCATCCGCAAGGGCGAGGACACCATCTCGGTCACCGGCAACGTGCTGCGCGACTACAACACCGACCTGTTCCCGATCCTCGAGGTCGGCACGTCGGCGAAGATGCTGTCGATCGTCCCGCTGATCGCCGGTGGTGGCCTGTTCGAGACCGGCGCCGGTGGTTCGGCCCCGAAGCACGTCGAGCAACTCGTCCAGGAGAACTACCTGCGCTGGGACAGCCTGGGTGAGTTCTTCGCGCTGGCACCGTCGTTCGAGTTGTACGCCGACCAGGCGGGCGACCCGGCGGCGAAGATCCTCGCCGACACGCTCGACACCGCCACGGGCACGTTCCTCGAGCAGGACCGCTCCCCGGGCCGTGCCCTGGGCACCATCGACAACCGTGGATCGCACTTCTACCTGGCGCTCTACTGGGCCCAAGAGTTGGCGAAGCAGACCGGTGACGCCGCTCTGGCGGCCGCGTTCAAGCCGCTGGCCGACGCGCTGACGGCCGATGAGGCCACGATTGTGAGCGAGCTCAACGCGGTGCAGGGCAAGCCGGCCGACATCGGTGGGTACTACCTTCCCGACCCGGTCAAGACCGCTGAGGTGATGCGCCCGAGCGCCACCCTCAACAACGCGATCGACTCGTTCTGA
- a CDS encoding DNA alkylation repair protein translates to MNTAPSQALTAAVRSSLRAAADPSLAPGQQAYMKSAMPFLGVRNPEVRRLTRAVVRGASAEALVATARALWDGAEFREERYAATEILGRPVLAGDWSLAPLHEHIARTGAWWDHVDETARRIADLHDAHPVETAALVRRWASDESFWINRLAILSQLGRRERTDVHLLTDVIGPHLGSREFFLRKAIGWALREYAKTDPDWVRAYVDATEMSPLSRREALKRLG, encoded by the coding sequence GTGAACACGGCGCCATCCCAAGCGCTCACAGCCGCCGTCCGGAGTTCGCTCCGGGCGGCGGCTGATCCGTCTCTGGCTCCTGGGCAGCAGGCGTACATGAAGTCGGCGATGCCGTTCCTCGGGGTGCGCAACCCGGAGGTGCGTCGACTGACCCGTGCAGTCGTACGCGGAGCGTCGGCGGAGGCGCTGGTCGCCACGGCCCGCGCACTGTGGGACGGCGCCGAATTCCGCGAGGAGCGGTATGCCGCCACCGAGATCCTCGGCCGCCCTGTACTGGCTGGGGACTGGTCGCTGGCACCGTTGCACGAGCACATCGCGCGTACGGGCGCGTGGTGGGACCACGTCGATGAGACCGCGCGGCGAATCGCTGACCTCCACGACGCGCATCCGGTCGAGACGGCGGCGTTGGTCAGACGCTGGGCGTCCGATGAGTCGTTCTGGATCAACCGGCTGGCGATCCTGTCGCAACTCGGTCGCCGCGAGCGCACCGATGTCCACCTGCTCACGGATGTGATCGGGCCGCATCTCGGCAGCCGCGAGTTCTTCCTGAGGAAGGCGATCGGCTGGGCGTTGCGCGAGTACGCCAAGACGGATCCCGACTGGGTGCGGGCGTACGTCGACGCCACCGAGATGAGTCCGCTGAGTCGTCGCGAGGCGCTCAAACGCCTGGGCTGA
- a CDS encoding 2'-5' RNA ligase family protein: MPTIGVTIAVPEPWRTQLHDYRSAWDPEGASIPAHITLLPPTDIEESYLPEVVRHLGAIASTTAPFEVHLAGTETFRPVSPVVFVAVAGGVDALEALAGQVVRGPLGLDLNYPYHPHVTVAHDVPEETLDEAVAQLGDFDAVFTVAEIRLSVLSADGWAPTDAFGLAG; encoded by the coding sequence ATGCCGACGATCGGGGTCACCATCGCCGTTCCGGAGCCGTGGCGCACGCAGCTGCACGACTACCGGAGCGCCTGGGACCCCGAGGGCGCCAGCATTCCGGCGCACATCACGTTGTTGCCGCCGACCGACATCGAGGAGTCCTACCTCCCTGAGGTCGTACGCCATCTCGGCGCCATTGCCTCGACGACGGCACCATTCGAGGTGCACCTCGCCGGGACGGAGACCTTCCGGCCGGTCTCGCCCGTCGTCTTCGTGGCAGTCGCCGGAGGAGTGGACGCACTTGAGGCGCTCGCCGGGCAGGTCGTACGCGGGCCGCTCGGACTCGACCTGAACTATCCCTACCACCCACACGTCACCGTGGCGCACGATGTGCCGGAGGAGACTCTGGACGAGGCGGTCGCACAGTTGGGCGACTTCGATGCCGTGTTCACCGTGGCCGAGATCCGACTCTCGGTTCTGTCGGCCGACGGCTGGGCACCGACGGACGCGTTCGGCCTCGCAGGCTGA
- the trpS gene encoding tryptophan--tRNA ligase gives MTAPTARPRVLSGIQPTADSYHLGNFLGAVKQWVALQDEHESFYFIADLHSLTVEHDPKLLRERTYVAAAQLLAAGVDPARSAIFVQSHLPEHAELGWVMQCITGFGEARRMTQFKDKSAKGGEGASSVGLFAYPMLMAADILLYRPAYVPVGEDQRQHLELSRDLAQRFNHRFKKTFRVPEPYILKETAKIYDLQEPTVKMSKSASSPNGIINLLDDPKVTAKKIRSAVTDSETDVRFDVEHKPGISNLLGIYSALTGTSIDDIVAKYVGRGYGDFKGELADVVVDFVTPFREKTLALLDDKAELDRILAEGAATARTVASATLADAYERLGLVRPTGQQVR, from the coding sequence ATGACCGCGCCGACCGCACGTCCCCGGGTCCTGTCCGGCATCCAGCCGACCGCGGACTCGTACCACCTCGGCAACTTCCTCGGCGCGGTGAAGCAGTGGGTGGCGCTGCAGGACGAGCACGAGTCGTTCTATTTCATCGCGGACCTGCATTCCCTGACGGTCGAGCACGACCCGAAACTGCTGCGCGAGCGCACCTATGTTGCAGCTGCGCAGTTGCTCGCTGCTGGAGTCGACCCAGCGCGTTCGGCGATCTTCGTCCAGTCCCATCTGCCCGAGCACGCTGAGCTCGGCTGGGTCATGCAGTGCATCACGGGGTTCGGTGAGGCCCGTCGGATGACCCAGTTCAAGGACAAATCGGCCAAGGGCGGTGAGGGTGCCTCGTCGGTCGGTCTGTTCGCGTACCCGATGCTGATGGCCGCCGACATCCTGCTGTACCGCCCGGCGTACGTGCCGGTGGGTGAGGACCAGCGTCAGCACCTCGAGTTGTCCCGCGACCTGGCCCAGCGGTTCAACCATCGCTTCAAGAAGACGTTCCGGGTGCCGGAGCCGTACATCCTCAAGGAGACGGCCAAGATCTACGACCTCCAGGAACCGACCGTCAAGATGTCGAAGTCGGCGTCCTCGCCGAACGGCATCATCAACCTGCTCGACGACCCGAAGGTGACGGCGAAGAAGATCCGCTCGGCCGTCACCGACTCCGAGACCGATGTCCGGTTCGACGTCGAGCACAAGCCGGGCATCTCGAATCTGCTCGGCATCTACTCGGCGCTCACCGGCACCTCCATCGACGACATCGTCGCCAAGTACGTGGGCCGTGGGTACGGCGACTTCAAGGGCGAGCTGGCCGACGTCGTCGTGGACTTCGTGACCCCGTTCCGGGAGAAGACGCTGGCGCTGCTGGACGACAAGGCCGAGCTCGATCGGATCCTGGCCGAGGGAGCTGCCACGGCGCGTACGGTCGCATCGGCGACGTTGGCCGACGCGTACGAACGCCTCGGACTGGTGCGGCCGACAGGACAGCAGGTCCGCTGA
- a CDS encoding YihY/virulence factor BrkB family protein, which yields MKAVDRAKAWFASVRARHPSVDRIVRTQEQYSGTNGSQLAGAVTYFGFLSVFPILALAFFVVGWVSKVYPGAQGDLTSALDSVLPGLVGNGPGQIQLSTFQHSAGTVGVLGLLGVLYAGLGWISSLRSALEAVFEIPRGQMPNLLIGKLIDLVTMGVLGIVLIVSVGVTGAVGGLSSRILGWVGLTTAADWLLWLLALVLGVAANMVLFFAMFRLLARPRTSHRYLWQGALLGAIGFEALKNLSVFLLGVAKGQPAFQVFGISLILLVWINYFSRVTLYAAAWAYVPEEG from the coding sequence GTGAAGGCCGTTGATCGGGCGAAGGCATGGTTCGCAAGCGTCCGTGCACGCCATCCGTCGGTGGACCGGATAGTCCGTACGCAGGAGCAGTACTCCGGTACGAATGGATCCCAGCTCGCGGGCGCGGTGACGTACTTCGGGTTCCTGTCGGTGTTCCCGATCCTTGCGTTGGCGTTCTTCGTCGTCGGCTGGGTGTCCAAGGTCTACCCCGGTGCGCAGGGGGACCTGACGAGCGCTCTCGACAGCGTGCTGCCGGGTCTGGTCGGCAATGGTCCGGGACAGATCCAGCTCTCGACCTTCCAGCACTCGGCCGGAACCGTGGGGGTCCTCGGCCTCCTCGGCGTGCTGTACGCCGGCCTGGGCTGGATCTCTTCGCTGCGCAGCGCGCTCGAGGCGGTGTTCGAGATCCCGCGGGGGCAGATGCCGAATCTGCTCATCGGCAAGCTCATCGACCTCGTGACGATGGGGGTGCTCGGGATCGTCCTGATCGTCTCGGTCGGTGTCACCGGCGCAGTGGGCGGCCTCTCCAGCCGCATTCTCGGCTGGGTCGGCCTGACGACGGCGGCCGACTGGCTCCTGTGGCTGCTGGCCCTCGTCCTCGGCGTCGCAGCCAACATGGTCTTGTTCTTCGCCATGTTCCGGCTGCTGGCGCGACCGCGTACGAGTCATCGGTATCTGTGGCAGGGCGCTCTGCTCGGGGCGATCGGCTTCGAGGCGCTCAAGAACCTCAGCGTCTTCCTGTTGGGAGTCGCCAAGGGACAGCCGGCGTTCCAGGTCTTCGGGATCTCGTTGATCCTGCTGGTCTGGATCAACTATTTCTCGCGCGTGACCCTGTACGCCGCGGCATGGGCGTACGTCCCCGAGGAAGGTTGA
- a CDS encoding fumarate reductase/succinate dehydrogenase flavoprotein subunit, with protein MASSTKDLSGLYATNEASVQKSDDAAGYYTLGENVVDPSAPTGVIADRWTNTKFTNALVNPANRRKLNVIIVGTGLAGGAAAATLGEAGYNVKVFCYQDSPRRAHSIAAQGGINAAKNYKEDGDSVYRLFYDTVKGGDYRARESNVYRLAQESVNIIDQCVAQGVPFAREYGGLLDNRSFGGVQVSRTFYARGQTGQQLLLGAYQALERQVAAGTVEQFTRHEMLEVVIVDGKARGIITRDMVTGAIDTHTADVVVLASGGYSNVYYLSTNAMGSNVTAAWRAHRKGAYMANPCYTQIHPTCIPVTGAHQSKLTLMSESLRNDGRVWVPKKAEDCDKHPSDIAEDDRDYFLERIYPSFGNLVPRDIASRAAKYMCDEGRGVGPQIEEPDGQGGKRMMRRGVYLDLTAAIARLGKDKIEEKYDNLLDMYARITGEDPYQVPMRIYPAVHYVMGGLWVGYDLQTNIEGLYCTGEANFSDHGANRLGASALMQGLSDGYFVLPNTIRDYLAKGPFEEISEDHPAVLQARQEVEERVAKFLSIQGTQTAESFHKQLGHIMWEYCGMERTEEGLKTAIAKIRELKRSFWSDLKVLGKGEELNQDLEKAGRVIDFIELGELMCIDALNRRESCGGHFRAESQTPEGEALRHDDEFAYVAAWGWGGDEGGAQTPVLHKEDLIYTAIEMKQRSYK; from the coding sequence ATGGCATCGAGCACCAAGGACCTGTCCGGCCTGTACGCCACCAACGAGGCGTCGGTCCAGAAGTCGGACGACGCAGCGGGTTACTACACCCTCGGCGAGAACGTCGTGGACCCCAGCGCGCCGACCGGCGTCATCGCGGACCGCTGGACCAACACCAAGTTCACGAACGCGTTGGTCAACCCGGCCAACCGCCGGAAGCTGAATGTGATCATCGTCGGCACCGGCCTCGCGGGTGGCGCTGCCGCCGCGACGCTCGGCGAGGCCGGCTACAACGTCAAGGTCTTCTGCTACCAGGACTCCCCGCGCCGCGCTCACTCGATCGCGGCGCAGGGCGGCATCAACGCAGCGAAGAACTACAAGGAGGACGGCGACTCGGTCTACCGCCTCTTCTACGACACCGTGAAGGGCGGCGACTACCGCGCCCGCGAGTCGAACGTCTACCGCCTCGCGCAGGAGTCGGTGAACATCATCGACCAGTGCGTGGCGCAGGGTGTCCCGTTCGCGCGTGAGTACGGCGGTCTGCTGGACAACCGTTCCTTCGGTGGCGTTCAGGTCTCGCGTACGTTCTACGCCCGCGGTCAGACGGGCCAGCAGTTGCTGCTCGGCGCGTACCAGGCCCTGGAGCGTCAGGTCGCCGCCGGCACCGTGGAGCAGTTCACCCGCCACGAGATGCTCGAGGTCGTCATCGTCGACGGCAAGGCCCGCGGCATCATCACCCGCGACATGGTCACCGGTGCGATCGACACCCACACCGCCGACGTCGTCGTGCTCGCCTCGGGCGGCTACAGCAACGTGTACTACCTGTCGACCAACGCGATGGGTTCCAACGTCACGGCCGCCTGGCGCGCGCACCGCAAGGGCGCGTACATGGCGAACCCCTGCTACACGCAGATCCATCCGACCTGTATCCCGGTGACCGGTGCGCACCAGTCGAAGCTGACACTGATGTCGGAGTCGCTGCGCAACGACGGTCGCGTCTGGGTGCCGAAGAAGGCCGAGGACTGCGACAAGCACCCCAGCGACATCGCCGAGGACGACCGCGACTACTTCCTGGAGCGGATCTACCCGTCCTTCGGCAACCTGGTCCCCCGCGACATCGCCTCGCGTGCGGCCAAGTACATGTGCGACGAGGGTCGCGGCGTCGGACCTCAGATCGAGGAGCCCGACGGTCAGGGCGGCAAGCGGATGATGCGTCGTGGTGTCTACCTCGACCTGACGGCCGCGATCGCCCGTCTCGGCAAGGACAAGATCGAGGAGAAGTACGACAACCTTCTCGACATGTACGCCCGGATCACCGGCGAGGACCCGTATCAGGTCCCGATGCGGATCTACCCGGCCGTGCACTACGTCATGGGCGGCCTTTGGGTCGGCTACGACCTGCAGACCAACATCGAGGGCCTGTACTGCACCGGCGAGGCGAACTTCTCCGACCACGGCGCGAACCGCCTCGGCGCCTCGGCGCTGATGCAGGGCCTCTCGGACGGCTACTTCGTCCTGCCGAACACGATCCGCGACTACCTGGCCAAGGGTCCGTTCGAGGAGATCTCCGAGGACCACCCGGCCGTCCTCCAGGCGCGCCAGGAAGTCGAGGAGCGCGTCGCGAAGTTCCTGTCGATCCAGGGCACCCAGACCGCGGAGTCCTTCCACAAGCAGCTCGGCCACATCATGTGGGAGTACTGCGGCATGGAGCGCACCGAAGAGGGCCTCAAGACCGCCATCGCAAAGATCCGCGAACTCAAGAGGTCCTTCTGGTCCGACCTCAAGGTGCTGGGCAAGGGCGAGGAGCTCAACCAGGACCTCGAGAAGGCCGGCCGCGTGATCGACTTCATCGAGCTCGGCGAGCTCATGTGCATCGATGCGCTCAACCGCCGCGAGTCCTGCGGTGGTCACTTCCGTGCGGAGTCCCAGACACCTGAGGGCGAGGCGCTGCGTCACGACGACGAGTTCGCGTACGTCGCTGCGTGGGGTTGGGGCGGCGACGAGGGCGGCGCCCAGACGCCGGTCCTGCACAAGGAAGACCTGATCTACACCGCCATCGAGATGAAGCAGAGGTCGTACAAGTAA
- a CDS encoding succinate dehydrogenase/fumarate reductase iron-sulfur subunit, translating into MKLTLKIWRQNQGAATGAIKEYPIDGVSSDMSFLEMLDLLNENLVHAGEEPVAFDSDCREGICGMCSLMINGQAHGPEVTTTCQLHMRSFKDGDTITIEPWRSSVFPIVKDLVVDRSAFDRIIQNGGYISVNTGSAPEANAAPVPRPKAQRSFNTATCIGCGACVAACPNGSASLFLGAKITHLGELPQGQPERYERVTSMVAQHDHEGFGGCTNIGECASACPKEIPLDVIAQLNKDLRTAIKQGH; encoded by the coding sequence ATGAAGCTCACGCTCAAGATCTGGCGGCAGAACCAGGGCGCTGCGACGGGTGCCATCAAGGAGTACCCCATCGATGGCGTGTCCTCCGACATGTCGTTCCTGGAGATGCTCGACCTCCTCAACGAGAACCTCGTCCACGCGGGCGAGGAGCCGGTCGCCTTCGACAGCGACTGCCGCGAGGGCATCTGCGGCATGTGTTCGCTGATGATCAACGGGCAGGCACACGGCCCGGAGGTCACGACGACCTGCCAGCTGCACATGCGCTCGTTCAAGGACGGCGACACGATCACCATCGAGCCGTGGCGCTCCTCGGTGTTCCCGATCGTCAAGGACCTCGTCGTCGACCGTTCGGCGTTCGACCGGATCATCCAGAACGGTGGCTACATCAGCGTCAACACCGGCTCGGCCCCGGAGGCCAACGCGGCTCCGGTCCCGCGTCCCAAGGCGCAGCGCTCGTTCAACACCGCCACCTGCATCGGCTGCGGCGCATGCGTCGCGGCCTGCCCGAACGGCTCGGCCTCATTGTTCCTCGGCGCCAAGATCACCCACCTGGGCGAGCTGCCGCAGGGACAGCCGGAGCGGTACGAGCGGGTCACCTCCATGGTCGCCCAGCACGACCACGAGGGCTTCGGTGGCTGCACGAACATCGGCGAGTGCGCCTCGGCCTGCCCGAAGGAGATCCCGCTCGACGTGATCGCGCAGCTCAACAAGGATCTGCGGACCGCGATCAAGCAGGGTCACTGA